GGCCCTTCTCGTCGCCGAGGTTGTCGAAGAAGAACCAGTGGTGCTCCGAGCGGGGGAAGCGCTGCTTCGCGAGCTCCAGCGCCCTGGCGAGGTCGGGTGCGCCGGCGGCCCTGCCCGACGGGGCGGGCGGTGAGGGCCAGTCGACGGCGCGCTCCTTCGCCTTGGAGTCTCCGTCCAGCGAGGTGGCCACCACCGCGGGCTCGAACCCGTCATCCAGCCAGAGGATGCCGCCGGTGAGCCCGAAGACGAGCAGGAACGGCGCGCTGACGACGCCAATCACCTTGTGTGCGTCGGACCAGAACACGCGCAGGGCGGCGCCGGGCCGGAACTGGACGAGCTCGCGCACCATCCTGCCGAGCTGGAGGAGCAGGCCCGTTCCCACGAGCAGGACGAGCACCGCCGAGGCGATGCCCGTCACGTGCTTGCCGCCGGGGAGGGGCTCGAGGAAGTGCATCGCGTTGAGGAACTCACCCAGGTCGCTGCGCTCGCCGAGCTCACGGCCGGAGACGGGGTCGACCCACAGCGGCTTGATGGAGCCGTCGGGCGACATGCGCCACAAACGCAGCCACGGCTCCTCGTCCGTGGGCAGCGAGATGCCGAACCAGGCCGGTCGGGAAGGGGCCTCGGCGTCGGCGATTCGCTGCGCGAGGCGGACGGCCTCGGCCTCGGAGACGGCGATGGGGGCGCGGAACGTGGGCTCCTGCCACGGGGACAGCTCCTCGGCGAACAGGGCGAAGGCGCCGAGGAAGAACGTCACGAAGAGGACGAGCGACGACAGCACGCCGGCCCAGGCATGGGCATCCCACAGGATGGCGTACGCGCGCGGTGAGAGCTTCATGTGAGCACCAGGACGGCGGCGGACACGGCGGCGACCAGGGCCGAGCCCACCCAGGCCCGGACGCCGCTCCGGGCGAGGAGGGCGAGGCACACGGCGGTGGCGGCCGCGGGCAGGACGGCGAGGATGGCGACCAGCAGGCGGACGTCGCCCGTCACGGGCAGGGCCGCGGCGAGGGCGAGGCTCGCGAGCACCGCGGCCCCGGGCGCACCGGCGACGGCCGCGGAAATCCGTCCGGCTCCATGCACGTGCGCCATCAGGAAGCCCCCAGCCACAGCAGCGCGAGCCCCACTGCGCCGAGGGGCAGCACGAGCCGGGTGGCGCGAGGCCACAGGGGCGCGCTCAGTGCCAGTGCGGCGGTGGCCAGCATGGCCAGCACGGCGGAGCACGTCAGGCCCACGGCGAGCCCCTGGGCCCTCACCGCCACGACCACGCCCGCCACCAGCGCGAGGCCACCAACAGCCTGGGCCCAACGCCGGTGGGTGCCTTGCAGCACGGCGATGCCCAGCAGCACCAGCAGGGTCGAGCTCGCCATGGCCTCCTCGCGATGGTGACGATACTGAGAATGATTCTCAATACCGAAAGCGGGGGCACTTCAACCGCACCCTCGCGTGCAAGTCAAGACACGCCACGAGGGACGGCCTGGGACTCGCCATCAATGCGTGGAGTTCCTGATTCACTCTCACGCGCGCGGTGTGGGCGTGCCCGAAGCAGGAAGATTTCGGTGAGGTGTCGTTGAGGCGCAGGAGACCACCCGCCCGTACTTCGAAGCCGAGACCCGCATGACGACGAGCCAGCCCCAGCGCTTCCCCGAGGATGTGAACTCCACCGCCGCCGAGCCCGTTCACCGGCTCTTTCAAAGGCAGGCCGCACGGACGCCCGGGGCGGTCGCCGTGGAGTCCGGGAGCGAGCGCCTCACCTACGAGGAGCTGTCGGGCCGGGTGCGTGACCTGGCCTTCATGCTCCGGCAGCAGGGCGCAGGGCAGGGGAGCCGGGTCGGCATCCTCCTCCACCCCTCCATCGACCTGGTCATCGCGGTGCTCGGCTGCCTCGAGGCGGGCGCGGCCTACGTCCCGCTGGAGCCGCTGCGGCCGTCCGGCTACACGAAGTTCGTCATCGAGAACGCCGGTGTGTCCCTCGTCCTCACGCAGCCCTCGGTGAGCGAGCGCCTGCAGGGGCTCCCGGTGCGCTGCATCTCCCCCACGGGGCTCGACCGCGCGCCCCCGGAGGCGCAAGCCGCCGACGTCTCTCCGGAAGCTGCCGCCTACGTCATCTACACGTCAGGTACGACGGGGCAGCCGAAGGGGGTCCTCGTGTCCCACCGCGCGCTCGCGAGCTATGTCGACTGGGCGCGGACGCTCTACGTGGGCGCGGAGCCCGCCACCTTCCCGCTCTACTCGTCCCTGGCGTTCGACCTGACGGTGACGTCGCTCTTCGTGCCGCTGCTCTCGGGCGGGAAGCTCATCGCGTACCCGGGGAGCTCGGCGGGCGCGGGACTGATGGAGGCCCTCGAGGACAACCGCGTCGACAGCGTGAAGCTCACGCCCGCCCACCTTTCGCTCCTCGTCACGCGCAAGCATGCGGGCAGCAAGGTGCGGCGGCTGATTGTCGGCGGTGAGAGCCTGGAGACCCGGCTGGCGCTGCAGGCGCTGGAGAGCCTCGGGCCCCAGGTGGAGGTCTTCAACGAGTACGGCCCCACGGAGGCGACGGTGGGGTGCATCGTGCACAGGTTCGACCCGCACTCGGATGTCCAGGCCTTCGTCCCCATCGGCCGGCCCGCGCCGAACGCCCGGGCCTATGTGCTGGACGAGCGCCTGGCCCCGGTGGGGGAGGGCGTGACGGGCGAGCTGTACCTGGGCGGCGACTGCCTCGCGCAGGGCTACCTCGGCAATCCGGAGGCGACCCGGGAGCGCTTCCTCCCCAGCCCCTTCCTCGAGGGCGAGCGGGTGTACCGCACGGGGGACCTCGCTCGCTGGCTGTCCGGAGACCTCCTGGCCTTCGAGGGCCGCAATGACACGCAGGTCAAGTTCAACGGCCACCGCGTCGAGCTCGAGGGACTGCGGAGCCTCTTGAATCGGCACCCCTCGGTGCGTGACAGCGTCGTCCTGCTCGGCACGGATGCCGGAGCCAGCGCGCTGATTGCCTACTACGCCTCGGAGCAGGCCCTCGACGCGCCGGCCTTGTGGAGCTTCCTGGGGACGATGCTGAGCCAGGAGCTGCTTCCCCAGTACTTCGTCCACCTTCCCCGGCTCCCGCTCACACCCAACGGCAAGGTCGACACGAAGGCGCTGCCCCGGCTCGACGAGGTGAAGGGGCGGATGCGGAGCCTGTCGGCGCCACCGCGCACGCCGACGGAGACGGAGCTGGCGGCCATCTGGCGCAAGTCGCTGGGGCTCGCGGAGGTGGGCGTCGACGACGACTTCTTCGAGATTGGCGGCCACTCGCTGCTGGCGAACCAGATCATCCTGAGGATTCGGGAGGCCCTCGGGGTGGACCTGAACATGCGCAGCATCTTCGAGAACCGGACCGTCGCGGCGCTGGCCCGGAGCATCGAGGAGACCCGGGCCCGCTCCGAGATTCGCGTGGCGACGGATGCGGGGACCGGGGGCGAGCCGCTTCCCCGGTTCATTCCCGGCCCCGACACGGCCCGCGAGGCGAAGCCCACGCCCGGCGCCGTCTCCAAGAAGAGCGACGAGGAGAACCTCGTCCAGGCGGAGTCCATCACCTCCGTGGACGAGAAGGTCGGTGAGTTCTACAGCCGCTTCCCCTGGCCCTGGAACTCCTCCAAGTTCGACACGCTCCAGGACCCGGACTTCGAGCGGACGCTGGTGAGCCAGGAGGTCGGAGACTTCACCCACACGGCGGTGCCCCGCGAGGCGAACATCTGGGTGGCGGGCTGTGGAACGAACCAGGCCCTGCTCACGGCGCTGCTCTTCCCGAACGCGAAGGTGCTCGGCACGGACCTCTCGACGAAGTCCATCGAGATCTGCGCGTCCAACGCCAGGGACCTGGGCGTGAAGAACCTCGAGCTGAAGCTGGAGAGCATCAACGACGCACCGTACGTGGAGCAGTTCGACTTCATCGTGTGCACGGGCGTGATTCACCACACCTACGAGCCGGCCCACGCGCTCGGGCGGCTGTCCCGGGCCCTCAAGCGCGATGGCCTGATGGAGCTGCTCGTCTACAACCGCTTCCACCGGACGATTACCAGCGCCTTCCAGAAGGCCATCCGGCTGATGACGCAGGGGCTGTCGTCCAACGACTACGCCATCGCGAAGCGGCTGGCGGCGGGCTTCGCCGTCGACAACACCATGGCGAGGTTCATCAGCCGCCATCGCGACTGGGAGGAGTCGGACTTCGCGGACCTGCTCATCAACCCGGTGGAGCACAGCTACACGGTGGACTCGCTGGCCGACCTGGCGGGAGGGTGCAACCTGGACCTCGTGCGGCCCTGCATCAGCCTCTATGCGAAGTACCGCGCCGAGAGCATCTTCTGGGAGATGTCGTTCGCGGACGCGGACATCCAGCGCGTCTACGACGCGATGCCGGACCTGGACCGGTGGCGCGTGTCGAACCTGTTGATGCACGAGAAGTCGCCGATGCTCTGGTTCTACCTGCGCCGCCAGGACTCGCGGCTGCCGCGCAAGTCGGAGCAGCAGCTGAACGAAGCGTTCCTCCAGACGACCTTCGAGCGGGCGACGACGATGCAGCAGAGCTACATCCGGGGACAGGATGGGCGCTTCCGGCTCTCTCCGAAGTCCATCGCCCACCCGGCCTCGGCGCCGGAGCACTCCGTGAAGGCCCTCTACGAGCGCTTCGAGCAGCGCAGGGTGATGGGTGAGGTCTTCGCCGAGCTCGGGCTGCAGCGCGACTTCGGCACCGTCCAGCGCGCCCGTGTGCAGCTCACGACGCCGGCCTTCCCCTACCTCCGGGCCGTGGGCTCGAGGTAGCCGCGTGTGGCCCCAGAATCGCTTCTGGGGCCACGACGGCCGTCACCGTTCGTGGGCATGGCCCCACAGAACAGGGGGGACTGTCCACCTCACGGGCCCTGTCGCTCCTGGCGCGAAGTGCGCGTCTTCACAGTGCCGGAGCGGACGCAACGGGGTTGGTCCTGCAATTGCTTTGCTAGTCGTCATGAGACTTCTCATAAACAAAGAAACCTGGCTGATTTCATCACTCACCGCTGTATTCCTGCTCGCCTGCACGGGC
Above is a window of Pyxidicoccus xibeiensis DNA encoding:
- a CDS encoding PepSY-associated TM helix domain-containing protein encodes the protein MKLSPRAYAILWDAHAWAGVLSSLVLFVTFFLGAFALFAEELSPWQEPTFRAPIAVSEAEAVRLAQRIADAEAPSRPAWFGISLPTDEEPWLRLWRMSPDGSIKPLWVDPVSGRELGERSDLGEFLNAMHFLEPLPGGKHVTGIASAVLVLLVGTGLLLQLGRMVRELVQFRPGAALRVFWSDAHKVIGVVSAPFLLVFGLTGGILWLDDGFEPAVVATSLDGDSKAKERAVDWPSPPAPSGRAAGAPDLARALELAKQRFPRSEHHWFFFDNLGDEKGLVHLPGESEGTLHAFTHVRVSREGAVVWERETGGASAYTRVMDPLFGLHFATWAGFPAKVLYAVLALLCAFGILAGNLLWLERRRAKQPGRFDRVLARLTSGACAGLALAVAAVFAANQLLPATLADRPRWEHAAFHAAWALAVGSAFLDRSAALHARRLLLLSSGVLLAVPLIDAVRTGRLPFASGSSFVLATEVGLVALALMLAGAARAIRRLQRPAPSTSPAAVDREAPAPVPT
- a CDS encoding amino acid adenylation domain-containing protein, whose translation is MTTSQPQRFPEDVNSTAAEPVHRLFQRQAARTPGAVAVESGSERLTYEELSGRVRDLAFMLRQQGAGQGSRVGILLHPSIDLVIAVLGCLEAGAAYVPLEPLRPSGYTKFVIENAGVSLVLTQPSVSERLQGLPVRCISPTGLDRAPPEAQAADVSPEAAAYVIYTSGTTGQPKGVLVSHRALASYVDWARTLYVGAEPATFPLYSSLAFDLTVTSLFVPLLSGGKLIAYPGSSAGAGLMEALEDNRVDSVKLTPAHLSLLVTRKHAGSKVRRLIVGGESLETRLALQALESLGPQVEVFNEYGPTEATVGCIVHRFDPHSDVQAFVPIGRPAPNARAYVLDERLAPVGEGVTGELYLGGDCLAQGYLGNPEATRERFLPSPFLEGERVYRTGDLARWLSGDLLAFEGRNDTQVKFNGHRVELEGLRSLLNRHPSVRDSVVLLGTDAGASALIAYYASEQALDAPALWSFLGTMLSQELLPQYFVHLPRLPLTPNGKVDTKALPRLDEVKGRMRSLSAPPRTPTETELAAIWRKSLGLAEVGVDDDFFEIGGHSLLANQIILRIREALGVDLNMRSIFENRTVAALARSIEETRARSEIRVATDAGTGGEPLPRFIPGPDTAREAKPTPGAVSKKSDEENLVQAESITSVDEKVGEFYSRFPWPWNSSKFDTLQDPDFERTLVSQEVGDFTHTAVPREANIWVAGCGTNQALLTALLFPNAKVLGTDLSTKSIEICASNARDLGVKNLELKLESINDAPYVEQFDFIVCTGVIHHTYEPAHALGRLSRALKRDGLMELLVYNRFHRTITSAFQKAIRLMTQGLSSNDYAIAKRLAAGFAVDNTMARFISRHRDWEESDFADLLINPVEHSYTVDSLADLAGGCNLDLVRPCISLYAKYRAESIFWEMSFADADIQRVYDAMPDLDRWRVSNLLMHEKSPMLWFYLRRQDSRLPRKSEQQLNEAFLQTTFERATTMQQSYIRGQDGRFRLSPKSIAHPASAPEHSVKALYERFEQRRVMGEVFAELGLQRDFGTVQRARVQLTTPAFPYLRAVGSR